Proteins from a single region of Desulfobacterales bacterium:
- a CDS encoding FGGY family carbohydrate kinase, with amino-acid sequence MGGPAALIIDQGTHATRAMVMAADGQIRHSAFADVSLFRLSDTRVEQDAEEILSSVHRTVARVLKESAAGRLEIDAAGLATQRSSVVAWDRETGNPLSPVISWQDCRVGRWLNQFRKDASRIQQLSGLPLSPHYGAGKLRWLLDNVPAIKTAHMTGRLVWGPLAGFLIFHLVKNRPYLVDHANAQRTQLWNIQTRNWDDELITLFQLPKGNLPTCMPVCGYYGKLTAADIPLRVVSGDQGAAYFSMGRMNVHKVLINIGTGAFLLAPTGEKPVYRQRLLSGLVASEEGRAEYVLEGTVNGAGAALDWAQKKWGIRNLSENLPDWLSRETRLPVFLNAVGGIGSPWWRADMASRLIGDGETWQRAVAVAESILFLIQSNLDAMAAAGCDIKQLVVTGGLARLDGLCRRLADLSGKPVYRPAETEATVRGTAWLVFGRPKRWPKSGRGRWFAPLANAPLKERYFRFCTEMKRTENR; translated from the coding sequence ATGGGCGGGCCCGCCGCGCTGATAATCGATCAAGGCACGCATGCCACGCGCGCGATGGTGATGGCTGCGGACGGACAGATTCGGCATTCGGCGTTTGCGGATGTCTCCCTGTTTCGCCTTAGTGATACCCGCGTGGAGCAGGATGCGGAAGAGATTCTCTCATCGGTGCATCGGACCGTGGCCCGTGTTTTAAAAGAATCCGCGGCCGGGCGCCTTGAAATTGATGCGGCCGGGCTTGCCACGCAACGCTCAAGCGTGGTGGCCTGGGATCGCGAAACGGGAAACCCGTTATCGCCGGTGATCAGCTGGCAGGATTGTCGGGTCGGCCGGTGGCTGAATCAATTCCGGAAGGATGCCTCCCGAATTCAGCAGCTTTCGGGCTTGCCGCTGTCCCCGCATTATGGGGCCGGTAAATTAAGATGGTTGCTGGACAACGTTCCGGCGATAAAAACCGCTCATATGACGGGGCGGCTGGTCTGGGGTCCGCTGGCCGGCTTTCTGATATTTCATTTAGTGAAAAACAGGCCCTATCTCGTGGATCACGCCAATGCGCAAAGAACGCAGCTCTGGAATATTCAAACGCGCAATTGGGACGATGAACTCATCACTTTGTTTCAATTGCCCAAAGGGAATCTGCCCACCTGCATGCCGGTTTGCGGGTATTATGGTAAGTTGACAGCCGCCGATATTCCGTTGCGTGTCGTCAGCGGCGACCAGGGGGCCGCTTATTTTAGCATGGGCCGAATGAACGTCCATAAGGTGCTGATAAATATCGGCACGGGCGCCTTCCTTTTAGCGCCCACCGGTGAAAAACCGGTTTATCGTCAACGGTTGCTGAGTGGATTGGTTGCCAGTGAAGAGGGTCGAGCCGAATATGTGCTCGAAGGGACGGTCAACGGTGCAGGCGCGGCCCTTGATTGGGCTCAAAAGAAATGGGGAATACGAAATTTAAGCGAAAACCTGCCGGATTGGCTTTCCAGAGAAACGCGGTTGCCTGTTTTCCTGAATGCGGTGGGTGGCATCGGTTCGCCCTGGTGGCGGGCGGACATGGCGTCCCGTTTGATCGGCGATGGCGAGACTTGGCAGCGGGCAGTGGCGGTGGCGGAGAGTATTTTGTTTCTCATTCAAAGCAATCTGGATGCGATGGCGGCGGCCGGCTGTGATATTAAACAGTTGGTGGTCACCGGCGGACTGGCCCGTCTGGATGGATTGTGCCGCCGCTTGGCGGACCTATCCGGCAAACCTGTTTACCGTCCGGCTGAAACCGAAGCAACGGTCCGGGGAACGGCATGGTTGGTATTCGGCCGCCCCAAACGCTGGCCAAAGTCCGGGCGGGGCAGGTGGTTTGCACCGCTGGCCAATGCACCGCTGAAAGAGCGCTATTTCCGCTTTTGTACGGAAATGAAAAGAACGGAAAATCGATGA
- the purN gene encoding phosphoribosylglycinamide formyltransferase, producing the protein MAKKIRIGALISGGGTNLQAIIDACESGRIDGEMVFVGSDNPNAKGLERSRKHHIPNFVVDYGAIIRGFKNFPDSGMLQADFSMAEVMSKQSLFPPNTPRETVELFLATRAIAEAQLLRAMDEHPFDLLVLAGFMRNLTPYFIDRVNGDGKLPRIMNIHPALLPSFPGVDGYGDTYHYGCKVGGCTVHFIDYGEDSGPIIGQRSFSIEPEDTLDRVKEKGLKEEWKLYPECIRLYAENRLQIVKQTRLLPGGQQTTRRVVQILTA; encoded by the coding sequence ATGGCAAAGAAAATTCGTATCGGCGCGTTGATATCAGGTGGCGGCACCAACCTTCAAGCGATTATCGATGCGTGCGAATCGGGACGAATCGATGGCGAGATGGTGTTTGTCGGGTCCGATAATCCAAACGCCAAGGGGCTTGAAAGAAGCCGAAAGCATCACATTCCGAATTTTGTCGTCGATTACGGTGCCATAATTCGAGGGTTCAAAAACTTTCCGGATTCAGGCATGCTTCAGGCGGACTTCAGCATGGCCGAAGTAATGTCCAAGCAGTCTCTTTTTCCGCCGAATACGCCGCGGGAGACCGTCGAGTTATTTTTAGCCACGCGCGCCATTGCAGAGGCCCAGCTTCTCAGGGCCATGGACGAGCACCCCTTTGACCTGCTGGTACTGGCCGGTTTTATGCGAAACCTGACCCCGTACTTTATCGATCGTGTGAATGGAGACGGAAAATTGCCGCGAATTATGAATATTCATCCGGCGCTGCTTCCCTCCTTTCCCGGGGTGGACGGATATGGCGACACCTATCATTATGGGTGTAAAGTGGGCGGGTGCACGGTTCATTTTATTGACTACGGCGAGGACTCCGGACCCATCATCGGCCAGCGCTCTTTTTCGATCGAGCCGGAGGACACCCTCGATAGGGTTAAAGAAAAAGGGTTGAAAGAGGAGTGGAAACTCTATCCGGAATGCATTCGGTTGTATGCGGAAAACCGGCTTCAAATCGTCAAGCAGACGCGCTTGCTGCCCGGCGGGCAACAAACAACCCGCCGCGTGGTTCAAATATTAACCGCCTGA
- a CDS encoding YkgJ family cysteine cluster protein: MEDQNSMAYIQPERVGLDHAFSFRCHKGVSCFTQCCRGISIILTPYDILRLKNRLQLPSDEFLAIYTDIQLLEKTDLPVITLKLLDDEKKSCPFVRDDGCLIYEDRPTTCRYYPLGVAALSHKEGADDKDFFFFIKEPHCRGFEERTCWTVREWRQDQGVDIRDEINADWTDLLVRKRSFPANIKLTDQSKQMFFLASYNIDKFRSFVFESSFLKRYNIPSDTIEKIKADEVALLQFALKWLKSILFKTEDTSAATPAEN, encoded by the coding sequence ATGGAAGACCAAAACAGCATGGCCTACATTCAGCCGGAACGGGTCGGTCTGGATCACGCGTTTTCGTTTCGATGCCACAAGGGAGTATCGTGTTTTACCCAATGTTGCCGGGGAATCAGCATCATTTTGACCCCATACGACATTCTGCGCCTGAAAAACCGGCTGCAACTGCCGTCGGATGAGTTCCTGGCCATTTACACGGACATTCAATTGCTTGAAAAAACGGATTTGCCAGTCATCACCCTGAAGCTGCTGGATGATGAAAAAAAATCCTGCCCCTTTGTCCGGGATGATGGCTGCCTGATCTATGAAGACCGGCCGACGACGTGCCGGTATTACCCCTTGGGCGTTGCCGCCTTAAGCCATAAGGAAGGCGCCGATGACAAGGATTTTTTCTTTTTCATCAAAGAGCCACACTGCCGCGGATTTGAAGAAAGGACCTGTTGGACGGTTCGCGAATGGCGCCAGGATCAAGGCGTGGATATTCGGGATGAAATCAATGCGGACTGGACCGATCTATTGGTTCGAAAACGATCCTTTCCTGCCAATATCAAGCTGACCGATCAGAGCAAACAAATGTTTTTCCTGGCAAGTTATAACATCGATAAATTTAGGTCCTTTGTATTTGAAAGCTCTTTTCTCAAACGCTATAACATTCCATCGGATACCATCGAAAAAATAAAGGCCGACGAGGTGGCATTGCTCCAGTTTGCATTGAAATGGCTCAAATCCATCTTGTTTAAAACCGAAGATACGAGCGCAGCCACGCCTGCGGAAAATTAG
- the dapA gene encoding 4-hydroxy-tetrahydrodipicolinate synthase: MINGCYTALITPFQADGVDYNGLARLVTYQIENGISGILAVGTTGESPTLNWAEHIRVIEQVAKASKGRIQCIAGTGSNNTAEALTGTRHAVEVGVDAVLLVDPYYNGPSSQEIRKEYVAPIAKAVPGTQVIPYIIPGRSGTQLLPEDLALLAREFDNVQTVKDATGNLENMRRTRACCGPAFSILSGDDGLTYEMMTDAAISAAGVISVFSNLFPRAVSDMVRYLQGGEVEKARALNIALDPLFQLVSVKTMETTPWGHVVCKAKNPLAIKTLMAILGLPAGFCRPPLGKLSQNGLETVLAAARKVLATAPELFEPVAAFFKVNVEERLDTPKFREGLYYETY; this comes from the coding sequence ATGATAAACGGCTGTTACACGGCGCTCATTACGCCATTTCAGGCCGATGGGGTTGATTATAACGGGCTCGCCCGTCTGGTTACGTATCAGATTGAAAACGGTATTTCAGGCATCCTGGCGGTTGGGACCACGGGAGAAAGCCCCACGCTCAATTGGGCGGAACATATCCGGGTGATCGAACAGGTCGCCAAAGCAAGCAAGGGGCGGATTCAGTGTATTGCCGGCACGGGCAGCAACAATACGGCCGAAGCCCTGACCGGTACCCGGCATGCCGTGGAAGTGGGTGTGGATGCGGTCCTGCTGGTGGATCCGTATTATAACGGCCCCAGTTCCCAGGAAATCAGGAAAGAATATGTGGCCCCAATCGCCAAAGCGGTGCCGGGAACCCAGGTTATCCCTTATATCATTCCCGGCCGCTCCGGAACGCAACTGTTGCCGGAAGATCTGGCGCTTCTGGCCCGGGAGTTCGATAATGTCCAGACGGTAAAGGATGCCACCGGAAACCTGGAAAACATGCGGCGAACGCGCGCTTGCTGTGGTCCGGCGTTTTCCATTCTATCCGGAGACGACGGATTGACGTATGAAATGATGACGGATGCGGCCATCTCGGCCGCCGGCGTCATCTCCGTGTTTTCAAACCTTTTTCCCCGCGCGGTGTCGGACATGGTAAGATATCTTCAAGGCGGAGAGGTGGAAAAAGCCCGCGCCCTGAACATCGCCCTGGACCCGCTGTTTCAGTTGGTTTCCGTTAAAACGATGGAAACAACCCCTTGGGGGCATGTCGTGTGTAAAGCCAAAAACCCGCTGGCAATCAAAACCCTGATGGCGATTCTTGGTCTGCCCGCCGGTTTTTGCAGGCCGCCTTTGGGCAAGCTCTCGCAAAACGGTCTGGAAACTGTTCTGGCGGCTGCCCGAAAAGTGCTGGCAACCGCGCCGGAACTATTTGAGCCGGTAGCTGCGTTTTTTAAGGTGAACGTGGAAGAGCGGCTCGATACGCCCAAATTCCGGGAAGGATTGTATTATGAAACCTACTGA
- a CDS encoding DNA repair exonuclease → MKPFAFVHSADLHLGSPFKGVSERIPHSLDVLRNATYDAFNALIHLCLESEAAFLLVAGDVIDDADHALRAQLAFRDAMVRLKEKEINAFVVHGNHDPAPAWSTRIFWPENLHLFRADTVERIVVRVDGVPTASISGISFAQGNEQRPLIEKFQRDHSDLFKIGLLHTSCGHHPDHTAYAPCTAGQLRETGFDYWALGHVHERAILSRAPYIAYPGNIQGLSIRETGARGCYLVRVDENRRIEVTFHPLDVVRWLLIRLDLSPIETLDNLDQALFRQMESALTAADGRSAIVRILLEGRSQLYSELRKEDTAAVLLERIRAAGIAKTPAVWVQDLQVNCLPPIDLTSRSKVDDFFGQVLREAKTLRLSTKIALNAAPGAPPETLAPALKDLFHHHRLARLLDPLSGDDCERLISEAEKLCLDLLEPDT, encoded by the coding sequence ATGAAGCCCTTCGCCTTTGTTCATTCCGCGGACCTTCACCTGGGCAGCCCGTTTAAAGGGGTAAGTGAACGAATCCCCCATAGCCTGGACGTGTTGCGTAACGCCACCTATGACGCCTTTAACGCCTTAATCCATCTGTGCCTGGAAAGCGAGGCCGCCTTTTTGCTGGTGGCCGGTGATGTGATTGACGATGCGGACCATGCGCTTCGTGCCCAATTGGCCTTTCGGGATGCCATGGTGCGTCTCAAGGAAAAGGAGATTAACGCTTTCGTGGTGCATGGCAACCATGATCCGGCACCGGCCTGGTCCACCCGCATTTTTTGGCCCGAGAACCTGCACCTGTTCCGGGCGGATACCGTCGAGCGCATTGTGGTCCGGGTGGACGGTGTACCGACGGCATCCATATCCGGGATCAGTTTTGCTCAGGGAAATGAGCAACGCCCGCTCATTGAAAAATTTCAGAGGGACCATTCGGATCTTTTCAAAATCGGCCTGCTACACACCAGTTGCGGCCATCATCCGGATCACACGGCTTACGCGCCGTGTACGGCGGGGCAGTTGCGCGAAACGGGTTTTGATTATTGGGCGCTGGGACATGTGCATGAACGAGCGATTCTTTCCCGCGCACCCTATATCGCCTATCCGGGAAATATTCAGGGCTTGAGCATTCGGGAGACCGGCGCACGCGGGTGCTATCTCGTGCGGGTGGACGAGAACCGCCGCATCGAGGTAACCTTTCACCCGCTGGATGTTGTGCGATGGCTTTTGATCCGCTTGGATCTTTCTCCGATAGAGACCCTCGACAATTTGGATCAGGCGCTTTTTCGGCAAATGGAGAGCGCCTTGACGGCGGCGGACGGCCGATCCGCTATTGTCCGAATCCTCCTTGAGGGCAGAAGCCAGCTTTATAGCGAACTTAGAAAAGAGGACACCGCAGCGGTTCTCCTTGAGCGCATCCGGGCTGCGGGAATTGCGAAAACTCCGGCCGTCTGGGTTCAGGATCTGCAGGTCAATTGCCTTCCGCCGATCGATCTCACCAGCCGAAGCAAGGTGGATGATTTTTTCGGACAAGTGCTTCGGGAAGCCAAAACGCTTCGACTCAGCACAAAGATCGCTTTAAATGCCGCACCGGGCGCTCCGCCCGAGACGCTGGCACCGGCCCTCAAAGACCTTTTTCATCACCATCGCCTGGCACGGTTGCTCGATCCGCTCTCCGGCGACGATTGCGAGCGTCTCATTAGCGAGGCCGAAAAGCTGTGCCTGGATCTTCTGGAGCCGGACACATGA
- a CDS encoding AAA family ATPase, with the protein MKIQGLHIDGFGVFHDASISDLNSRLVLVQGDNEAGKSTLLGFIRTVLFGFPRANAKDELFYPPVAGGMHGGRLSLLLQGGESVTVSRGPGKQGGLVTVEGADGLRGGAELLGQLLGGVGYEVFRNIFAFSLSELQTLDSLQKDGVRHAVYGAGFGTGMATLSRAKKQVQGRLESLFRSGGSKPLINAALTALNKVHQALQDAGRQVGRYDALLAEKQSLEQQISRLAETLDEHRGQALRFNSYSRLWPEWLSHQENETQLSTLTPVVIGFPEDGLARYEKELSACRQYEAELAALTDRAAQCSGQIESLALNRALADQAPSLRALLQEKAAYLDKLKRLPLLTHEKAVLESNHKDRLNMFGRGKTESEILAIDRSVLVREEIRSFQHRFLTLANAATAADHLFADRTEHHASVQRATQDAANRLAGLASPQAAPDPEMLLKLKQGRDRFADGIQEISDLTARLARSRQALEQAIGEIDATWTESDLDRFDASVAARHLVDEFSHAMAYAQEAARIADAAGREKAIQLERAREKLNEATAARRPVPSLSHALLLTAPGILAAAGTIWWHWPEISSPPAITISTLCIGYLLCLLVILRKRHHVRALQTRTIETFDEQVTEGETALQAAQQAASLANTRLSNISADWRAHLEKMGIRATLPPTLAASLFFKIEAARQRQSTLTELADRFALVQTAQAAYIATAGMLAPLSAAAKGPAPGLLQAVDGFIARLPAMEEKRAVFYHAQEAAERHQAALQSARASLDTARNQRDAVFSDMAATTRAWQNWLATHGLPDTLSPDTALEALDTLSEIATDIGRRNHLALEIQQLEADLTEYRQTAEALVTRIGCPVAGQSDQWPALIEELSAELETTLGNQREKTVLEAQLAAIGTEQTAVRKKLSIGQENLRELLHEAGTKTEADYRHRAAAFAERRRLLNAIAENEKNMRRITGETDITALKTALSRLCLAEIEALERAQAEAVSERMQQMDTLRNKRAALDREIDALLSDEDVAKLRAEEARLLADIQAHAFDWCRYALAGHLLERAQARYETENQPRVLQDAASFFQSFTRGRYVRLVAPMGEETIQAVTATHRSLRPEALSRGTAEQLYLAIRFGFIRHRARHSEPLPVIMDDILVNFDPGRAQAAAEAIAELSQTHQVLFFTCHPETVAQFQRTDTPVQLIRLNAPNSETP; encoded by the coding sequence ATGAAAATTCAGGGCCTTCATATCGACGGGTTCGGCGTTTTTCATGATGCGTCCATTTCCGATCTCAATTCCCGTCTGGTTCTGGTACAAGGTGACAACGAGGCCGGAAAATCAACGCTTTTGGGATTTATTCGCACGGTGTTGTTCGGGTTCCCTCGCGCCAATGCAAAAGATGAACTCTTTTACCCGCCCGTTGCGGGTGGCATGCATGGCGGCCGCCTCTCGCTTTTACTTCAAGGCGGGGAATCGGTCACGGTAAGCCGCGGCCCCGGCAAGCAGGGCGGCCTTGTGACCGTGGAGGGCGCTGACGGCCTGCGCGGCGGCGCGGAACTTCTCGGTCAACTTCTGGGCGGCGTCGGGTACGAGGTCTTTCGAAATATTTTTGCCTTCAGCCTTTCCGAACTTCAAACCCTGGATTCACTTCAAAAAGACGGGGTCCGGCACGCGGTTTACGGCGCCGGGTTCGGTACCGGCATGGCTACGCTTTCCCGCGCAAAAAAACAGGTCCAGGGCCGGCTGGAAAGCCTGTTTAGATCGGGCGGATCAAAGCCCCTGATCAATGCCGCGCTCACGGCCCTGAATAAGGTTCATCAAGCACTGCAGGATGCGGGCCGCCAGGTCGGCCGGTACGATGCCCTCTTGGCGGAAAAACAATCTCTTGAGCAACAGATCTCCCGCCTGGCGGAAACACTCGACGAGCACCGCGGACAAGCGCTTCGTTTCAACAGCTATTCCCGCCTGTGGCCCGAATGGCTGTCGCATCAGGAAAATGAGACGCAGCTTTCGACACTCACGCCCGTTGTAATCGGTTTTCCGGAAGACGGCCTGGCGCGGTATGAAAAGGAACTTTCGGCATGCCGCCAATATGAAGCGGAATTGGCCGCGCTGACGGACCGCGCAGCCCAATGCTCGGGCCAAATAGAATCGCTCGCCCTGAACCGGGCACTGGCGGATCAAGCCCCGAGCCTGCGCGCCCTCTTGCAGGAAAAAGCGGCTTATCTCGATAAACTAAAACGCCTTCCCCTGTTGACGCATGAAAAGGCGGTCCTAGAATCGAACCACAAAGACCGGCTGAACATGTTCGGCCGGGGCAAAACCGAATCGGAAATTCTCGCGATCGACCGATCGGTGTTGGTGCGCGAAGAGATTCGATCCTTTCAACACCGGTTTCTGACATTGGCCAACGCCGCTACGGCGGCCGACCACCTGTTCGCCGACCGCACGGAACACCATGCCTCCGTTCAACGTGCGACGCAAGACGCGGCCAACCGGCTCGCCGGCCTGGCGTCTCCCCAAGCAGCGCCCGACCCGGAAATGCTGCTGAAACTCAAACAGGGCCGGGATCGGTTTGCCGACGGCATTCAGGAGATAAGCGATCTTACGGCCCGGTTGGCACGCTCCCGCCAGGCGCTTGAGCAAGCGATCGGCGAGATCGATGCCACGTGGACCGAATCGGATTTGGACCGGTTCGATGCCTCCGTAGCCGCACGCCACCTTGTGGATGAATTTTCTCACGCAATGGCCTATGCGCAGGAAGCCGCCCGAATCGCGGACGCCGCCGGCCGGGAAAAGGCGATTCAGCTTGAGCGCGCGCGGGAAAAGTTGAACGAAGCCACCGCAGCAAGGCGTCCTGTTCCCTCTTTATCGCACGCCCTTTTATTGACAGCGCCGGGCATCCTCGCAGCCGCCGGCACTATCTGGTGGCATTGGCCGGAAATATCATCCCCGCCGGCGATAACGATCAGCACCCTGTGCATCGGATACTTGCTTTGCCTGTTGGTAATCCTTCGCAAACGCCATCATGTTCGAGCGCTTCAAACCCGAACCATCGAAACCTTTGACGAACAGGTCACGGAAGGTGAAACCGCCTTGCAAGCGGCGCAGCAGGCGGCATCCCTGGCAAATACCCGCTTATCAAATATCAGCGCGGACTGGAGGGCACATCTTGAAAAAATGGGCATTCGGGCAACGCTGCCGCCGACACTTGCCGCAAGCCTTTTTTTCAAGATCGAAGCGGCCAGACAACGGCAATCAACCTTAACGGAATTGGCGGATCGGTTCGCCCTTGTGCAGACTGCGCAGGCCGCTTATATCGCCACGGCCGGCATGCTGGCGCCTCTTTCGGCGGCAGCCAAGGGCCCGGCACCCGGCCTGTTACAGGCCGTGGATGGCTTTATCGCCCGACTGCCCGCGATGGAAGAAAAAAGGGCGGTCTTTTATCACGCACAGGAAGCGGCCGAACGTCACCAAGCGGCGCTGCAAAGCGCCCGGGCATCCCTTGACACCGCAAGGAACCAAAGGGACGCCGTATTTTCCGACATGGCCGCAACGACCCGTGCCTGGCAAAACTGGCTCGCCACTCATGGCCTGCCGGACACCTTATCTCCCGATACCGCCCTGGAAGCCCTGGATACATTATCGGAAATCGCTACCGATATCGGCCGGCGGAATCATCTGGCACTGGAGATTCAACAGCTTGAAGCGGATCTGACGGAGTATCGCCAAACAGCCGAGGCGCTCGTCACGCGTATCGGCTGCCCCGTTGCCGGGCAATCGGACCAGTGGCCGGCTCTCATCGAGGAACTCAGCGCAGAATTGGAAACAACGCTTGGAAACCAGCGCGAAAAAACCGTTCTTGAGGCGCAACTTGCCGCCATCGGCACCGAGCAAACCGCCGTGCGGAAAAAGCTTTCCATCGGCCAAGAAAACCTTCGCGAACTGCTGCATGAGGCCGGCACCAAAACGGAAGCGGATTACAGGCATCGAGCAGCCGCCTTTGCTGAGAGGCGGCGTCTGCTGAACGCCATTGCCGAAAATGAAAAAAATATGCGCCGAATCACCGGGGAAACGGACATCACCGCACTCAAGACCGCCCTGTCACGCCTCTGTCTTGCGGAGATCGAAGCCCTGGAACGAGCGCAGGCCGAAGCCGTTTCCGAGAGGATGCAGCAAATGGATACCCTCAGAAATAAGCGCGCGGCACTGGATCGGGAAATCGATGCGCTCTTGTCGGATGAGGATGTGGCAAAACTGCGGGCTGAAGAAGCGCGGCTTTTGGCGGATATTCAGGCCCATGCGTTTGACTGGTGCCGTTATGCGCTGGCCGGGCATCTGCTGGAGCGGGCTCAGGCCCGGTATGAAACGGAAAACCAGCCCCGGGTGCTTCAGGATGCCGCCTCTTTTTTCCAAAGTTTTACCCGCGGCCGGTATGTACGCCTGGTCGCGCCCATGGGCGAAGAAACCATTCAGGCCGTCACCGCAACGCATCGCAGCCTTCGCCCCGAGGCCTTAAGCCGTGGTACAGCCGAGCAGTTGTATCTGGCCATTCGATTCGGATTTATTCGTCACCGGGCCCGGCATAGCGAGCCGCTGCCCGTGATCATGGATGATATTCTCGTGAATTTCGACCCGGGCCGGGCGCAAGCGGCCGCCGAGGCCATTGCCGAATTGTCTCAAACGCATCAGGTTCTTTTTTTCACCTGCCACCCGGAAACCGTTGCGCAGTTTCAACGCACGGACACTCCGGTTCAACTCATTCGTCTGAATGCGCCAAATTCGGAAACACCTTGA